ATCGTACCGCCTGTCGGCTTATAAAAACCGGTCAGGCAGTTAAACACCGTCGTTTTACCCGCGCCGTTAGGGCCAATCAGCGACACAATTTCCCGCTCACGCAATTCCAGCGATACATTGTTGACCGCCAGCAAACCGCCAAAGCGCATCATCAGGCCGTTAACCGCTAATAATGGCTGACTCATGCCTGCTCTCCTTTCGCCTGACCACTTTTCAGCTTCAACTGCGGACGCGTCATCGGCAGCAATCCCTGCGGGCGCCAGATCATCATCAACACCATCAAACCGCCGAGCATCAACATGCTGTATTCGTTGAAGTCGCGCATCAACTCGCGCGACACCACCAGCAGAACCGCCGCCAGGATCACCGCAAACTGCGAGCCCATTCCGCCCAGCACCACAATCGCCAGCACGAAGGCGGATTCGGCGAAAGTGAAGGATTCCGGGCTGACAAAGCCCTGGCGGGCGGCAAACAACGTCCCGGCGAAACCGGCAAACGCGGCGCTGATAGTAAAAGCGGTCAGCTTGATGCGCGTCGGGCTTAAACCTAATGAGCGACAGGCGATCTCATCTTCACGCAACGCTTCCCACGCCCGGCCCAGCGGCATACGCAGCAGGCGGTTAATGACAAACAGCGACAGGACCACCAGCAACAGGGCCACCAGATAGAGGAAAATGACCCGGTCGGATGGGTCGTACTTCACGCCAAAGAAATTGCTGAAGGTATCCCAGCCGCCTTCGCGGGTGCTGCGGCTAAACTCCAGACCAAACAGCGTCGGTTTCGGGATCTGGCTGATGCCGTTCGGGCCGCCGGTAATTTCAGTGTTGTTGAGCAGCAGGATACGGACGATTTCGCCGAAGCCGAGCGTCACAATCGCCAGATAGTCGCCGCGCAGACGCAGTACCGGGAAGCCGAGCAGGAAACCAGCAGCGGCGGAGACCAGTCCCGCCAGCGGCAGGCAGGTCCAGAAACCCAAACCATAATAGTGGTTGAGCAGCGCAAAGGTATAAGCGCCGATGGCGTAAAAGCCGCCGTAGCCCAATACCAGCAGACCGGACAGCCCCACCACCACGTTCAGCCCCAGACCGAGGATGATATAAATCATGGTCATGGTGGCGATATCGACGCTACCGCGCGACACCATAAACGGCCATGCCACGGCGATAACCAGCAGCGCCATCAGAAACAGCTTTTGCTTAACGGTAGAGCCATCGATCGCCGGCAGAATAAACTTCGGTCCGGAGACGTGCTTCACCGCTTTCTGGAACATCGGACGCAGCAACTGAAAGAAAAAAACCACTGCCGTACCGATAAAGATCCACTGCCAGCGGATGTCGGCGGCGGTATCCACCACCAGTTTGGTGCCGTCCAGCTCCAGTTGTACGCCCATGAAGACGCCAGCCAGAACGAAGAACATCGCCGCAGAGAACAGAGCCATCGCAATATGCATCGGTTTCATACTTTCTCTACCTCCGGACGCCCCAGGATACCGGTCGGCATCACCAGCAGTACCAGAATCAGCAGAGCGAACGATACGACATCTTTATATTCGGTACTTAAATATGCAGACGAGAGCGCTTCGGCGACGCCCAAAATCAGACCGCCGATCATCGCGCCCGGAATGCTGCCAATCCCGCCCAGCACCGCCGCGGTGAACGCTTTCATCCCGGCCATAAAACCGATGTAGGGGTTAATTACGCCATAGAACTGACCGAGCAGCACGCCCGCCACCGCCGCCATTGCCGCGCCGATAACAAACGTTAGCGCAATGACGCGGTCGGTATTAATGCCGAGCAGGCTGGCCATTTTCAGATCCTCCGCGCAGGCGCGG
This DNA window, taken from Salmonella enterica subsp. enterica serovar Typhimurium str. LT2, encodes the following:
- the livM gene encoding high-affinity branched-chain amino acid transporter (ABC superfamily (membrane); high-affinity branched-chain amino acid transport system permeaseprotein LIVM. (SW:LIVM_SALTY)); protein product: MKPMHIAMALFSAAMFFVLAGVFMGVQLELDGTKLVVDTAADIRWQWIFIGTAVVFFFQLLRPMFQKAVKHVSGPKFILPAIDGSTVKQKLFLMALLVIAVAWPFMVSRGSVDIATMTMIYIILGLGLNVVVGLSGLLVLGYGGFYAIGAYTFALLNHYYGLGFWTCLPLAGLVSAAAGFLLGFPVLRLRGDYLAIVTLGFGEIVRILLLNNTEITGGPNGISQIPKPTLFGLEFSRSTREGGWDTFSNFFGVKYDPSDRVIFLYLVALLLVVLSLFVINRLLRMPLGRAWEALREDEIACRSLGLSPTRIKLTAFTISAAFAGFAGTLFAARQGFVSPESFTFAESAFVLAIVVLGGMGSQFAVILAAVLLVVSRELMRDFNEYSMLMLGGLMVLMMIWRPQGLLPMTRPQLKLKSGQAKGEQA